One genomic segment of Sminthopsis crassicaudata isolate SCR6 chromosome 2, ASM4859323v1, whole genome shotgun sequence includes these proteins:
- the LOC141552603 gene encoding major histocompatibility complex class I-related gene protein-like produces the protein MYHSCSLRKVGVELMFPECEVVGPIRSVSMEGVRDKLNWERENRGCANMFMYETYHKHVIQLITVGTESSLLDFFIVDFLDDVQVLSFDKHIQQLKAKEDWVIQALGAKFIAKTQQKLLDHENRFLWFLKKLMLNDTKHDVNHTVQISVLCEIERNSHIGNEIQIAVDGREFSILDDEMGMWITLMPEAEPFLPLLTSTLWTTQRERYMQEYCIDTMKKILQHSVIKKNVPPEVTVSQYETVDEITILSCSASGFYPRSILLHWQNGKNISMAGKQSSSGVLPNADSTFYQRITIEHLPEDMGTDYGCVVDHIELGPPKIYPIQVKYPKKRSWTVTMSILGVVILVLSCTASFILWKKMKTGYRIHECVTLEDIQLNPEDY, from the exons ATGTACCACAGCTGTAGCCTAAGAAAAGTGGGAGTAGAGTTGATGTTCCCAGAATGTGAGGTTGTGGGACCCATTAGGAGTGTTAGTATGGAGGGAGTCAGAGACAAGCTGAACTGGGAGCGTGAAAACAGAGGCTGTGCAAATATGTTCATGTATGAGA CTTACCACAAGCATGTGATCCAGTTAATAACAGTGGGCACAGAAAGTTCCCTCTTGGACTTCTTTATTGTGGACTTTCTGGATGATGTTCAAGTGTTATCTTTTGATAAACATATTCAACAGCTCAAGGCCAAGGAGGACTGGGTGATCCAGGCCCTGGGGGCCAAGTTCATAGCAAAAACCCAGCAGAAATTGCTGGATCATGAGAACCGCTTCCTCTGGTTCCTGAAGAAGTTGATGTTGAATGATACCAAGCATGATG tTAACCACACAGTGCAGATTTCTGTACTCTGTGAGATTGAGAGAAACAGCCATATAGGAAATGAAATCCAGATTGCTGTGGATGGCCGTGAATTTAGCATCTTGGATGATGAGATGGGTATGTGGATTACCTTGATGCCTGAGGCTGAGCCCTTTTTACCACTTCTGACAAGTACTCTCTGGACCACTCAGAGGGAACGCTACATGCAAGAATATTGTATTGACACCATGAAAAAAATCCTGCAGCACTcagttataaagaaaaatg TGCCCCCTGAGGTAACTGTATCCCAGTATGAAACTGTGGATGAAATTACCATCCTGTCCTGCTCTGCTTCTGGCTTTTACCCTCGCTCTATACTGTTGCACTGGCAGAACGGGAAGAACATAAGTATGGCTGGAAAGCAGAGCTCCAGTGGTGTCTTGCCAAATGCTGATTCCACCTTCTACCAACGAATCACCATTGAACACTTACCAGAAGATATGGGGACTGATTATGGCTGTGTAGTGGACCATATTGAATTGGGGCCACCAAAAATATATCCCA TCCAAGTGAAGTATCCTAAAAAGAGGTCTTGGACTGTGACCATGTCCATCCTGGGTGTTGTGATTCTGGTCTTGAGCTGTACTGCATCCTTCATcttatggaagaaaatgaaaacag GTTATAGAATCCATGAATGTGTTACATTGGAAG ATATTCAACTGAACCCTGAAGATTACTAG